The sequence ACCATGGGGCGCCGCAAGTCCAAGCGGAAGCCGCCGCCGAAGAAAAAGGTGACGGGGACGTTGGAGACGCAGTTTACGTGTCCGTTCTGCAACCACGAGAAGTCCTGCGACGTCAAGAtgtgagggggggggggcgggcacGGGAGGAGGGAACGGAgttggggggggtcagaggaGGGAACGGAGTTgaggggggggtcaggggagGAGGGAACGGAGTTgagggggggtcaggggagGAGGGAACGGAGTTGAGGGGGGCACGGGAGGAGAGAACGGAGTTGAGGAGGGGTCACGGGAGGAGGGAACAAAGTTGAGGGGGTCACGGGAGGAGGGAACGGAgttggggggggtcaggggagGAGGGAACGGAGTTGGGGACGCGGGAGGAGAGAACGGAGTTGGGGGGGGCACGGGAGGAGGGAACGGAGTTGAGGAGGGGTCACGGGAGGAGGGAACGGAGTTGCGGGGGGCACGGGAGGAGGGCACGGAGTTGGCGGGTCACGGGAGGAAGGAATGGAGTTGGGGGGCGCGGGAGGAGGGAATGGAGTTGGGGATAGGGGCGTTAGAAGGGAATGGCTCGTGGTGGGGGGGGTTACAGCCCACAGCGGGgactcagcctctcctctgcccctggCAGGGACCGAGCCCGCAACACGGGGGTGATCTCCTGCACCGTCTGCCTGGAGGAGTTCCAGACGCCCATTACCTGTATCCTTACCGGGGcccccgaccccccccccccccccgccccggacCCTCCCGTTTACCTCCCAGTTAATGCCTTAACCACTCCAACTCTGAGATCTGTCAGAGCCGGTGGACGTCTACAGCGACTGGATCGATGCCTGCGAAGCCGCCAACCAGTAGCGGTGTGGGGAGGACCCTAAAATCCCCGGGGGGGGCCGTGTCTGAGACCCTCTGAGTGAGGCGTTATGTTTACCTGCCCCTTGGTGAccttttctttacattttttattcttctggcCCCGGCCTGGGGCATTTGGCtcccagagggacccagaacgAGGTCCCCCTGCCCCCAGGATGGTGTCCCCtgggtgggagctggggagggggctcaCCCGGCCTTGCTGGGACCTGGAGCTGCGGGGAGACGGGGACCGGGGTGGGTGCCGTGGGTCAGCAGAGCCGACCTCGAATAAACGAGGCTGCACCGGGGTCTGTGGCGGATGTGTGGG comes from Cuculus canorus isolate bCucCan1 chromosome 30, bCucCan1.pri, whole genome shotgun sequence and encodes:
- the ELOF1 gene encoding transcription elongation factor 1 homolog; its protein translation is MGRRKSKRKPPPKKKVTGTLETQFTCPFCNHEKSCDVKMDRARNTGVISCTVCLEEFQTPITYLSEPVDVYSDWIDACEAANQ